ACCAAATCAGTACGGCGATGGCCACCACCCCGATCAGACTGACGGCCCAAGGACGCCCGCCCGCCAAGCGATTGGCTCGCTGATAGATGGATCTTATGCGGTAGAGAAAGCCCAGATTCATTGCGATTGATCCTGCGTGGCGGCATCCGCGCTGGTCGCGATGCGGGCCAATTGGTCACGCACATCATCGCTGGCCTGATGCTGCACCACGGCGAAGGTGACAAATATCACCAGCAACAAGGCGCTGGTCACTGCCGCAACCACCCAAGGCGGTACGCTCCGCCCCAAAGTGCGGGTAGCAATTTTCGCCCCCTGCCAATGGGGCGAAAGTTCCCGCTCGAAATCGCCGCGATTTCGCTGGATAGCGCGAAATACCCGCTCTTCCAAGTCGTCCAACAAGGCACGCCCGTTGTCCATGATTCCGTACTTGCCTTCAAAACCAAGCCCTAAGCAAAGAAACATCAACTCCAGTAACTCGGTATTTCGCTCCGGTTCCGCCAGCAGCCGATCAAGGATCTGAAAGAACTTCTCGCCACCCCAAGTCTCATTGTGGAAGGTGCTGAGCAGGCTTTGAGAGGACCAGGCACTGCTGCCGCCCCAGGATGTTTTCAAAACCATTTCGTCAATCACCGAGCACAGGCTGTAACGGGCGGCAGAAATCACCGCCGGATTGTCGACAGATCGGCGGGCTTCGGTCTCGAATTGCTTGATCTCGTCCACCAGCTGGCCACGCAATTGCATGGGATCCGGCACCGCGGCGTTATCTCGCAACTGGATAATCACGGAAATCAAAACCGACGCCGCGTCGATCAGCGGGTTCACGCCATGACGCGAGAGCCAAGCACGACTCTGGGGGTCCAGCGCCGTGAAGCCCCGCTCCGGCACCGACGAGGGCGCCTGTGGAGATGAAGATACTGAGCTGAGGTCGCCCCGGCCCGGCCGGGGACGAATGATGGTGCGATCTTTGTCGTTCATTCTCGTTATGCCTTACCGCGTACCGCCCAGAACTCCATTTTGAGTCCGGGAAAATCGCCTGCCACATGAAATGCAATACCACCTGATTGACGCAGCTGCTGCCAGAACTCGCCCGACCGATCGAGCTCGAAATAGGTGTAACCGGCGTAATACGGCAATTGCCGGGGTGCGACAGGTAACGCGCGCAGCCGGATGCCCGGGAGCTGCAGGTTCACCAGCTGGCGGATTTTCTCCACCGGCCCGACTTTCAACTGGGCCGGCAGACGCGCACGGACTTGCTCCGGTGGGACGTCGGCACTCACGGCAAGGATGAAATCGGCTGATTCCAGCAAACTCGTATCGGTCACGGTAGCAACGCGAATTCCGTATTTTCGGGCGTCGAGTTCAATTGCCACAGCGCTCTGCTCAAAGACGGAACTCAAATACTGCCGCAGGATTTGCATCAAGCCGTCGAAACTGGTGTTGAGGTCATCATGCTGATAGCGATGATACGAGCCCGGCCGGCGCGTTTCGCTGGCAAAGGTGGCCAGCTCGCCCCCCATCTGAGCCAACTCCCGATAGAGAAATTCAGGGTGAAGATCCGGAAGCTGCCCGAGATGCCGCAGCAGCATTTCTTCCCGATTGATCAGCTGCAGCAGCAAAAAATCAGCCAGCTCGGTAAAACTTTGTCCGCCCGCGTTCAATCGCGCCACGATGGCTTCCGCCCGGTGTTGCAGAAGACCCATCAATTCCGATACAAAGCCGGACAGTCGGGGTACCGCGCCAACGTCCAGAACAGAGGGAATGAAGTCGTCGTCGATTACCACGCTGCCATCGGCCCGAACCTCGATGATCCGAGCAATCGGAATCGTCGTGTAACCCGAGAGATTCTCGCCGTCCAGCCTCAATTGGAGATGAGGAACACTGGCCGCCACCTGGGCGAGCTTCCCGTCCTGATCGGTCAAATCGGAGACATCCACTTCTCGGGCCAACAGCCGCGCCAGGGCATCAGCATCTTGACCACGCGCCACCTCTGGGTGGTGGGCACCTTTGAGTGGCACGGCCAAAAACACGCGGGCGTTCTTGGTATCACTCGGCACCACCAGGGGCGGTGGCGCCAGATCGTTTTCTGGAAACCGAAAAGCTGTTCCGTCCGAAAAAACTCCGGTGGCGCGTGCGATGGCCAGTTTTCCCAACCCCAACATCGGGCGATCCAACTCGAATTGGCGAATACCCCATGGATATGCGCGTCCGGCGGTCGACCGGTCGTGGATCAGCGCTTCAAAATACCGTGTCTGTTGTTGAAAGTGTTGTGGTCGAAGGAACATCCCTTCCGACCAAATAATCTGATTAGTCGTTGGCATCCAAGCGTCTCTATCCCGGCCGAAAATTTTCTAATGTGGTAGCGAGAGGCTGATCAGTCCCGCTTGATCGCCAGCGTGACGGCCCGTGCTTCCAAGTTGATGACCAGTCTCGCTTCGCCCTCGGGAGGAACCGCTACCGTTTTCCGCCAGTCGGCTTTGGAAATATCTTGGTAGGATGCCACCACGCCGACATAATTCGTGTCACTGTGCGGCTTGATCGTCAGATCGACCGCATCACCCGGCTTAACGGCAACCTCCCGTTGCTTGATCAAATCATCCCCCAGAGCGTTCCGAGGATTGTCTACCAAGGTGAAAAACTCCGCAGTTTCGAAGAATGTCACCGATTTCAATTCGTAGACGTTCACGACCAGTGGGGACGGCCTGCCATCGGCATTCGGATTCAGCTTGCTCGAAGCAACGATGGTGGTCGCCAGCACCCGATCTTCGTCGCCCCAGAAAGGCATGTACGAACACCCCCCCAACAAAACAACGAGAAATAAACAAAGCGTGAGCCGTGAAATGCGGTTCGTTTTCATAGGTCCCCTAATCATGCAACCCCGGTAGATAAACTGGATAGTCCAGACCCGATTCGATTTGTATACGAAACGTCGTGAAAGCCGGCTTGTTCGGTCGTTTGCACCACGCTTATAACTTGCTGTTGCTGATGAACATCATCGGCCCGGCCTTAACCGCCTTGACGGGTCTGCTCGATTCGACGCT
The genomic region above belongs to Pseudomonadota bacterium and contains:
- the tssJ gene encoding type VI secretion system lipoprotein TssJ, which encodes MIRGPMKTNRISRLTLCLFLVVLLGGCSYMPFWGDEDRVLATTIVASSKLNPNADGRPSPLVVNVYELKSVTFFETAEFFTLVDNPRNALGDDLIKQREVAVKPGDAVDLTIKPHSDTNYVGVVASYQDISKADWRKTVAVPPEGEARLVINLEARAVTLAIKRD
- the tssK gene encoding type VI secretion system baseplate subunit TssK, which encodes MPTTNQIIWSEGMFLRPQHFQQQTRYFEALIHDRSTAGRAYPWGIRQFELDRPMLGLGKLAIARATGVFSDGTAFRFPENDLAPPPLVVPSDTKNARVFLAVPLKGAHHPEVARGQDADALARLLAREVDVSDLTDQDGKLAQVAASVPHLQLRLDGENLSGYTTIPIARIIEVRADGSVVIDDDFIPSVLDVGAVPRLSGFVSELMGLLQHRAEAIVARLNAGGQSFTELADFLLLQLINREEMLLRHLGQLPDLHPEFLYRELAQMGGELATFASETRRPGSYHRYQHDDLNTSFDGLMQILRQYLSSVFEQSAVAIELDARKYGIRVATVTDTSLLESADFILAVSADVPPEQVRARLPAQLKVGPVEKIRQLVNLQLPGIRLRALPVAPRQLPYYAGYTYFELDRSGEFWQQLRQSGGIAFHVAGDFPGLKMEFWAVRGKA
- the icmH gene encoding type IVB secretion system protein IcmH/DotU: MNDKDRTIIRPRPGRGDLSSVSSSPQAPSSVPERGFTALDPQSRAWLSRHGVNPLIDAASVLISVIIQLRDNAAVPDPMQLRGQLVDEIKQFETEARRSVDNPAVISAARYSLCSVIDEMVLKTSWGGSSAWSSQSLLSTFHNETWGGEKFFQILDRLLAEPERNTELLELMFLCLGLGFEGKYGIMDNGRALLDDLEERVFRAIQRNRGDFERELSPHWQGAKIATRTLGRSVPPWVVAAVTSALLLVIFVTFAVVQHQASDDVRDQLARIATSADAATQDQSQ